From the Opitutia bacterium genome, one window contains:
- a CDS encoding PepSY domain-containing protein has product MRKRLWQLHSWLGLVAGLGLLLIGLSGSLLVFHEELEALFNRELVRVEPSPAGRLPLDTLLAHAQRQLPNHEITGWLPRYEAPAMADVLYVIRRGDKEWLVATIDPYTGRLLASPRLGTTTLTGWLLDLHYAFFADHAGMLAAAVFGLLLLALGVTGVWLYRDFWKNFLTLRWRRGARILFSDLHKFVGITTVAFNLVLGFTGAYWNFTHVLGEWLAGEHEQKKIEQRLYAPTLSLDAVARDAAQRLPGFRGNFISLPSDPAAPTVTLWGAVEPHGWLTSPYGSTVAYDARTGAHQSTHDLRGAGAWARIVDSFRPLHFGDFGGLPVKLLWVLGGLAPGALALTGFAVWWQRRAATKR; this is encoded by the coding sequence ATGCGCAAGCGCCTCTGGCAACTCCACTCGTGGCTCGGGCTCGTCGCCGGCCTCGGCCTGCTGCTCATCGGCCTCAGCGGCAGCCTGCTCGTTTTCCACGAGGAGCTGGAGGCGCTGTTCAACCGGGAGCTGGTGCGCGTCGAGCCGTCGCCTGCCGGACGCCTGCCACTCGACACGCTGCTCGCACACGCCCAGCGGCAGCTGCCCAATCACGAGATCACGGGCTGGCTGCCGCGCTACGAGGCGCCGGCCATGGCCGACGTCCTCTACGTGATCCGACGCGGCGACAAGGAATGGCTCGTCGCCACGATCGATCCCTACACCGGCCGCCTGCTCGCGTCGCCGCGCCTCGGCACGACCACGCTCACCGGCTGGTTGCTCGATCTGCACTATGCGTTCTTCGCCGACCACGCCGGCATGCTCGCCGCCGCCGTCTTCGGCCTGCTGCTCCTCGCGCTCGGCGTCACCGGCGTGTGGCTCTACCGCGACTTCTGGAAAAACTTCCTTACGCTCCGCTGGCGTCGCGGCGCGCGGATCCTGTTTTCCGACCTGCACAAATTCGTCGGCATCACGACCGTCGCATTCAACCTCGTGCTCGGCTTCACGGGCGCCTACTGGAATTTCACCCATGTCCTCGGCGAATGGCTCGCCGGCGAACACGAGCAAAAGAAAATCGAGCAGCGCCTCTACGCACCGACCCTTTCGCTCGACGCGGTGGCGCGCGACGCCGCACAGCGGCTCCCGGGTTTTCGGGGCAATTTCATTTCGCTGCCCAGTGATCCCGCCGCCCCGACCGTCACGCTCTGGGGCGCGGTCGAGCCGCACGGCTGGCTCACGAGCCCCTACGGCAGCACGGTCGCCTACGACGCCCGGACGGGCGCTCACCAATCAACCCACGACCTGCGCGGCGCCGGTGCGTGGGCGCGCATCGTCGACAGCTTCCGTCCGCTGCACTTCGGCGATTTCGGCGGGTTGCCCGTGAAACTGCTTTGGGTCCTCGGAGGCCTCGCCCCGGGCGCGCTTGCCCTCACCGGCTTCGCGGTCTGGTGGCAACGTCGCGCGGCAACAAAGCGTTGA
- a CDS encoding TonB-dependent siderophore receptor — protein sequence MHLHAIRSSRRSAASAALTLLSAVALHADDAGDTPSYLPPSNEVHRLAQFEVTGQKEKSVYTVQRSVTATKTDTALVDVPQSISVITRELIDDQAMQNIGDVTRYVPGVGIAQGEGNRDTPVLRGNSTTADFFIDGVRDDVQYFRDLYNVDRVEVLKGPNAMIFGRGGSGGLINRVTKLANGRSHREATIQIGSWEQYRGTLDFGDKLTDAFSYRVTGLYEDSGSYRDDVTVKRYGVNPTFRYTLSPATTLRFGYEYFHDERVADRGVSSYLGRPLAVDPSTFFGDPAQSHVDASVHTAFFTVDHRFNANLTLRNHTRFSTYDKFYQNVFPGAVNAAGTTVAIQGYNNATQRDNLFNQTDLVWDVDTGGLKHQVLTGVEFGHQVTDNFRNTAYFDSVAVGTTSIQVPLSNPRTTIPAVFRQSATDADNHGVARTVGIYAQDQLQLTPRLLGIVGVRYDRFEVDFDNHRNATSLDSSDEMLSPRAGLVFKPAANLSLYTSYSMSFVPRAGEQLASLSLTNRNLDPEEFKNYEVGVKWDVRPELSVTAALYRLDRSNVAITDPADSTKSLLVDGQRAKGLELGITGRVARNWSISGGYAYQDGEILSTQSATVKAGARLAQLPRHTISLWNRYDLNKDWGFGLGAIYRDEIYASTDNTVRVPSFVRFDAAAFYRFNDRVRAQLNVENVLDRDYYSAANSNTNITPGSPRAFRVSVTTTF from the coding sequence GTCACCGCGACCAAGACCGACACCGCACTCGTCGACGTCCCGCAGTCGATCTCCGTGATCACGCGCGAGCTGATCGACGACCAAGCGATGCAGAACATCGGCGACGTCACCCGCTACGTCCCCGGCGTCGGCATCGCCCAAGGCGAGGGCAACCGCGACACGCCGGTCCTCCGCGGCAACAGCACGACCGCCGACTTCTTCATCGATGGCGTCCGCGACGACGTCCAATATTTCCGCGACCTCTACAACGTCGACCGCGTCGAGGTCCTGAAAGGTCCAAACGCGATGATCTTCGGCCGTGGCGGCTCCGGCGGCCTCATTAACCGTGTCACCAAGCTCGCCAACGGCCGCAGCCACCGCGAAGCCACGATCCAGATCGGTTCCTGGGAGCAATACCGCGGCACGCTCGACTTCGGCGACAAGCTCACCGACGCGTTCTCCTACCGCGTGACCGGCCTCTACGAAGACAGCGGCAGCTACCGCGACGACGTCACAGTCAAGCGCTACGGCGTCAACCCGACCTTCCGCTACACGTTGTCGCCCGCCACCACGCTTCGCTTCGGCTACGAATACTTCCACGACGAACGCGTCGCCGACCGCGGCGTCTCGTCCTATCTCGGCCGCCCGCTCGCGGTCGATCCGTCCACCTTCTTCGGCGATCCCGCGCAGAGCCATGTCGACGCGAGCGTCCACACCGCATTCTTCACCGTCGACCACCGCTTCAACGCCAACCTCACCCTGCGCAACCACACGCGCTTCTCGACCTACGACAAGTTCTACCAAAATGTCTTCCCGGGCGCCGTGAACGCCGCCGGCACCACGGTCGCGATCCAAGGCTACAACAACGCCACGCAGCGCGATAATCTCTTCAACCAGACCGACCTCGTCTGGGATGTCGACACCGGCGGCCTGAAACACCAAGTCCTCACCGGCGTCGAGTTCGGCCACCAAGTCACCGACAATTTCCGTAACACCGCCTACTTCGACTCCGTCGCCGTCGGCACTACCTCGATCCAAGTCCCGCTCTCCAACCCGCGCACGACGATCCCCGCCGTCTTCCGCCAGAGCGCCACCGACGCCGACAACCACGGCGTCGCCCGCACCGTCGGCATCTACGCGCAAGACCAGCTCCAGCTCACCCCGCGCCTCCTCGGCATCGTCGGCGTCCGCTACGACCGCTTCGAAGTCGACTTCGACAACCACCGCAACGCGACCTCGCTCGATTCCTCCGACGAGATGCTCTCCCCGCGCGCCGGCCTCGTCTTCAAGCCCGCAGCGAACCTCTCGCTCTACACGAGCTACAGCATGTCCTTCGTCCCGCGCGCCGGCGAACAACTCGCCTCGCTCAGCCTGACCAACCGCAACCTCGATCCTGAAGAATTCAAAAACTACGAGGTCGGCGTGAAGTGGGACGTCCGCCCGGAACTCTCCGTCACCGCCGCGCTCTATCGCCTCGACCGCTCCAACGTCGCCATCACCGACCCGGCGGACTCCACCAAATCCCTCCTCGTCGACGGTCAGCGCGCCAAGGGCCTCGAACTCGGCATCACCGGCCGCGTCGCGCGCAACTGGAGCATCTCCGGCGGCTACGCCTATCAAGACGGCGAGATTCTCTCCACGCAGTCCGCCACCGTGAAAGCCGGCGCGCGCCTCGCGCAACTCCCGCGCCACACGATCTCCCTCTGGAATCGCTACGACCTCAACAAGGACTGGGGCTTCGGCCTCGGCGCGATCTACCGCGACGAAATCTACGCGTCCACCGACAACACCGTCCGCGTCCCGAGCTTCGTCCGCTTCGACGCCGCCGCGTTCTACCGCTTCAACGACCGCGTCCGCGCCCAGCTCAACGTCGAGAACGTCCTCGACCGCGACTACTACTCCGCCGCCAACAGCAACACGAACATCACGCCCGGCTCCCCGCGCGCCTTCCGCGTGAGCGTCACCACCACTTTCTGA
- a CDS encoding flavodoxin domain-containing protein, which yields MLYATVSGNAEELAHATAQALGTRGGECAVANVADFPAARLREFDTALFIVSTWGEGEVPPDAAEFFAALAAPALRLEGLRYAVLALGSSSYRDFCAAGRKIDELLAARGARRLLPRRDCDTKFKADFQEWLAQVDEALNHA from the coding sequence GTGCTCTACGCCACCGTCTCCGGCAATGCCGAGGAGCTCGCGCACGCCACCGCACAGGCGCTCGGGACGCGTGGCGGCGAGTGCGCTGTCGCCAACGTTGCGGATTTTCCTGCGGCGCGACTGCGCGAATTCGACACCGCCTTGTTCATCGTGAGCACATGGGGCGAGGGCGAGGTGCCGCCGGACGCCGCGGAGTTTTTTGCCGCGCTGGCGGCGCCGGCATTGCGGTTGGAAGGTCTGCGCTACGCCGTGCTGGCGCTCGGGTCGTCGTCCTATCGCGATTTTTGCGCGGCGGGACGGAAAATTGACGAGCTTCTGGCGGCGCGCGGGGCACGCCGGCTGCTGCCGCGGCGCGACTGTGACACGAAATTCAAAGCTGACTTTCAGGAATGGCTCGCGCAGGTCGATGAAGCCCTGAACCACGCATGA
- a CDS encoding DUF4864 domain-containing protein, which translates to MMRVGGMIFLLFVAGLVVAGAGEPPVLRLSPKPIRDAVRATVEGQLNAIRAGKFDEAYQFAASGVRRQVAPAVFAAMLRRGYPALVAHRRFEAGVVRDDRGSAAQVVYVVFDANDAGKAFRYSLVEEAGRWRIAGVVLGVSGPDQSL; encoded by the coding sequence GTGATGCGCGTCGGCGGGATGATTTTCCTGCTGTTTGTCGCGGGTCTCGTCGTCGCGGGGGCAGGTGAGCCGCCGGTTCTGCGCCTCAGCCCGAAACCGATTCGCGACGCCGTGCGCGCGACGGTTGAAGGGCAGTTGAACGCCATCCGCGCCGGGAAGTTCGACGAGGCCTATCAGTTTGCCGCCAGCGGTGTCCGGCGGCAGGTCGCGCCCGCGGTTTTCGCGGCGATGTTGCGGCGCGGTTATCCGGCGCTGGTGGCGCATCGACGGTTCGAGGCGGGCGTCGTGCGCGATGATCGCGGCTCCGCGGCGCAGGTGGTCTACGTGGTTTTCGACGCGAACGACGCAGGGAAGGCGTTCCGCTACTCGCTCGTCGAAGAGGCCGGACGCTGGCGAATTGCCGGCGTCGTGTTGGGCGTTTCCGGACCCGACCAGAGCCTTTGA
- a CDS encoding TonB-dependent siderophore receptor produces the protein MRKHTRLSSGFSFTLAALALGAAPLLSAAPLAVDGDTVKLDEFGVRGSRPEAYTAAHADSSTKLPISIFENPQNIQVVPRSLLADQGALKLDDVLKNVAGVTPGGYYSNWDYYRIRGFDAAFNTFIDGLRHHSGMGEELFGLEQVEIVKGPAGTLFGQGPLGGVVNLVSKRPRTERGGELGVGFGTDNSREVTLDYTTPLDANGRVLARLTGLWRDEDLFIDYAGGRSYYLAPSLTWKLSDATSLTILTRYRERDDDHAMPLPASGTVLPNPNGKIPLTRFNGEPGRTNHVEETTQSGGYEFVHRLNDRLTLRQNLNSSDGQQTWGYILYPGSLAADGRTLSRYGYSYDQGWRTLSIDTRLEGKFTTGTVEHSAVAGVDFYRDNYSYTGATIDFSDPAGYTSIDLYAPVYGGALPPLTVKLAGATLGEMWGYYAQDHLKLGRGVALTLGGRYDTSKSNDVKIDDFTPRAGLSWEFRPGAMLYATYSGSFNPQGSWQTTATGTPVDPETGTNYEIGLKTAAADGRLTATISLFELTRQNVATADLAHPGYYVVTGEQRSRGVEFDGRFSPRPGWELALAYAYTDARITADNSLPVGARTPAAPLHGFNVWTKYVVPHGALKGFGAGVGLHYYSRQLGDSTYVPGHEFDLPAYGLVDAALYYSRGRFRAQLNVSNALDREYYSGAYDPLYVLPGTPRQIRVSTTWKF, from the coding sequence ATGAGAAAACACACCCGCCTCTCCTCCGGCTTTTCCTTCACGCTCGCCGCGCTCGCGCTCGGCGCCGCGCCGCTGCTCTCCGCCGCGCCGCTCGCCGTCGACGGTGACACCGTCAAACTCGACGAGTTCGGCGTGCGCGGTTCACGCCCGGAAGCCTACACCGCCGCCCACGCGGACAGCTCGACCAAGCTTCCGATCTCGATCTTCGAGAACCCGCAAAACATCCAGGTCGTGCCGCGCTCGCTGCTCGCCGATCAAGGCGCGCTGAAACTCGACGACGTGCTCAAGAACGTCGCGGGCGTCACGCCGGGCGGCTACTACTCGAATTGGGACTACTACCGCATCCGCGGCTTCGACGCGGCGTTCAACACCTTCATCGACGGCCTGCGTCACCACAGCGGCATGGGCGAAGAACTCTTCGGCCTCGAGCAGGTCGAGATCGTCAAAGGCCCCGCCGGCACGCTCTTCGGCCAGGGCCCGCTCGGCGGCGTGGTCAACCTCGTCAGCAAGCGCCCGCGCACCGAGCGCGGCGGCGAACTCGGCGTCGGTTTCGGCACGGACAACTCCCGCGAAGTCACGCTCGACTACACCACGCCCCTCGACGCGAACGGCCGCGTGCTCGCGCGCCTCACCGGACTCTGGCGCGACGAGGATCTCTTCATCGACTACGCCGGCGGACGGAGTTACTACCTCGCGCCGTCGCTCACGTGGAAGCTCAGCGACGCCACTTCGCTGACGATCCTCACGCGCTATCGCGAACGCGACGACGACCATGCCATGCCGTTGCCCGCCTCCGGCACGGTCCTGCCCAACCCGAACGGCAAGATCCCGCTGACGCGCTTCAACGGCGAACCCGGCCGCACCAACCACGTCGAGGAAACCACGCAAAGCGGCGGCTACGAGTTCGTCCACCGCCTCAACGACCGCCTCACGCTTCGCCAGAACCTCAACTCCAGCGACGGCCAGCAAACCTGGGGCTACATTCTCTATCCCGGCAGCCTCGCCGCCGACGGCCGCACGCTCTCGCGCTACGGCTACAGCTACGACCAAGGCTGGCGCACGCTCTCGATTGACACGCGCCTCGAAGGGAAATTCACCACCGGCACCGTCGAGCACAGCGCCGTCGCTGGCGTCGATTTCTACCGCGACAACTATTCTTACACCGGCGCGACGATCGATTTCAGCGACCCCGCCGGCTACACCTCGATCGATCTCTACGCGCCGGTCTACGGCGGCGCGCTGCCACCGCTCACCGTCAAACTCGCCGGCGCCACGCTCGGCGAGATGTGGGGCTATTACGCGCAGGACCACCTCAAGCTCGGGCGCGGCGTCGCCCTCACGCTCGGCGGCCGCTACGACACTTCCAAGAGCAACGACGTCAAGATCGACGACTTCACCCCGCGCGCGGGCCTCAGTTGGGAATTTCGCCCCGGCGCGATGCTCTACGCGACCTACAGCGGCTCGTTCAACCCACAGGGCAGCTGGCAAACAACCGCCACCGGCACGCCCGTCGATCCGGAGACCGGCACCAACTACGAGATCGGCCTGAAAACCGCCGCCGCGGACGGCCGCCTCACCGCGACGATTTCGCTCTTCGAACTCACCCGCCAAAACGTCGCCACCGCCGACCTCGCTCATCCGGGCTACTACGTCGTCACCGGCGAGCAGCGCAGCCGCGGCGTCGAATTCGACGGCCGCTTCAGTCCGCGTCCCGGCTGGGAACTCGCGCTCGCCTACGCCTACACCGACGCGCGCATCACCGCCGACAACTCCCTGCCGGTCGGCGCGCGCACGCCCGCGGCACCGCTGCACGGCTTCAACGTCTGGACGAAATACGTCGTGCCCCACGGCGCACTCAAGGGCTTCGGCGCCGGGGTCGGCCTGCACTACTACTCGCGCCAGCTGGGCGACAGCACCTACGTGCCCGGCCACGAATTCGACCTGCCCGCCTACGGCCTCGTTGACGCGGCGCTCTACTACAGCCGCGGCCGCTTCCGCGCGCAGCTCAACGTCAGCAACGCGCTCGACCGCGAATACTACTCCGGCGCCTACGATCCGCTCTACGTGCTGCCCGGCACGCCGCGCCAGATCCGCGTGAGCACAACCTGGAAATTCTGA
- a CDS encoding esterase family protein: MKRERHLAAKLGRMLVGLGLTDASAAVVLAREETLAVQAPDDLAAGEVRIFLPPGGIKADTPLLIALDGQNMAAWKLAETIERLAAAGEIAPPLVVAISATSERIEEYGLARTLDYAGRGKKAAAFQRRVLEFILPEVRHRYGVGATPMRTAIMGASLGGLSAFDLAWAHPDVFGTVGVFSGSLWWRGEDGDWRAAQRSRLAHKIVRDTATKPKLRLWFEAGTADETDDRDGNGVIDAIQDTTELIDELAAKGLRRDVDVTYHEIAGGKHHESTWAEALPVFLKWAFPRR; the protein is encoded by the coding sequence ATGAAGCGCGAACGTCATCTCGCCGCCAAACTCGGACGCATGCTCGTCGGCCTCGGTCTGACCGACGCCAGCGCGGCCGTCGTGCTCGCGCGCGAGGAAACGCTCGCGGTGCAGGCGCCGGATGATCTCGCGGCGGGTGAGGTGCGGATTTTTCTCCCGCCCGGCGGCATCAAGGCGGACACGCCGCTGCTGATTGCGCTCGATGGCCAGAACATGGCGGCGTGGAAACTCGCCGAGACGATCGAGCGGCTCGCCGCTGCGGGAGAAATTGCGCCACCGCTCGTCGTCGCGATTTCCGCGACGTCCGAACGGATTGAGGAATACGGCCTCGCGCGCACGCTCGACTACGCGGGACGCGGGAAGAAAGCCGCGGCCTTCCAGCGCCGCGTGCTGGAGTTCATCCTCCCCGAAGTGCGGCACCGCTACGGCGTCGGTGCGACGCCGATGCGGACGGCCATCATGGGCGCCTCGCTCGGCGGGCTCAGCGCGTTCGATCTCGCGTGGGCGCATCCGGATGTGTTCGGCACGGTCGGCGTTTTCTCCGGTTCGCTCTGGTGGCGCGGCGAGGATGGCGATTGGCGCGCCGCGCAACGCTCGCGTCTCGCCCACAAGATCGTGCGCGACACCGCGACGAAGCCGAAGCTGCGCCTGTGGTTCGAGGCCGGCACGGCGGACGAGACCGACGATCGCGACGGCAACGGCGTGATCGATGCCATCCAGGACACGACGGAGTTGATCGACGAACTCGCCGCGAAAGGTCTTCGCCGCGATGTGGACGTGACTTATCACGAGATTGCCGGCGGCAAGCACCACGAGAGCACGTGGGCCGAGGCGCTGCCGGTGTTTCTCAAGTGGGCTTTCCCCCGGCGCTAA
- a CDS encoding peptide MFS transporter produces MQNPASSPARDESGLFGHPRGLTNLFFTELWERFGYYGMRALLTLFMVAPLARGGLGFDNKTAGIIYGTYTMSVYMLSIPGGYIADNFLGARATVFWGGVIIALGYFSLAVHSTTFFYLGLALVACGTGLLKPNISSMVGSLYSKDDPRRDSGFSIFYMGINMGAFLAPLITGWVAQSDAAKELLANNGFDPNKSWHWAFAVSGAGMVIGLIIYVLQKHRLADVGHAPAANVPRPWGKLFSVLAISAVVFGLVRLSDSDPRFAWISYGYVVLPVLAIIWFGTRPDMTLKRFAAVFVFSLAYLIFCAVFEQAGSTISLFADQLTNTEVFGYKFPSAWFQSVNSVFVILLSPIFAWLWIKLGDKQPSSPAKFAVGLFFLALSFVLMVPAAQLTAEGKVGPFWIVGLFFLQTVGELCLSPVGLSTMTKLAPGNLVGLVMGVWFLAAALGNKLAGTVAGEFTATDSKALSNFFLHQAGWVALAFVVLVALTPWVKKLMGEVK; encoded by the coding sequence ATGCAGAACCCCGCCTCTTCCCCGGCGCGCGATGAAAGCGGTCTCTTCGGACATCCGCGCGGCCTCACGAACTTGTTCTTCACGGAACTCTGGGAGCGCTTCGGCTACTACGGCATGCGCGCCCTGCTCACGTTGTTCATGGTCGCGCCGCTCGCCCGGGGCGGACTCGGCTTCGACAACAAGACCGCCGGCATCATCTACGGCACCTACACGATGAGCGTCTACATGCTCTCGATCCCCGGCGGCTACATCGCGGACAACTTCCTCGGCGCGCGCGCCACGGTGTTCTGGGGCGGCGTGATCATCGCGCTCGGCTACTTCTCGCTCGCGGTGCATTCGACGACGTTCTTCTACCTCGGCCTCGCGCTCGTCGCGTGCGGCACCGGCCTGCTGAAACCCAACATCAGCTCGATGGTCGGCTCGCTCTACTCGAAGGACGACCCGCGCCGTGACTCGGGTTTCTCGATTTTCTACATGGGCATCAACATGGGTGCCTTCCTCGCTCCGCTCATCACCGGCTGGGTGGCGCAGAGCGACGCGGCCAAGGAACTCCTCGCGAACAACGGCTTCGACCCGAACAAGAGCTGGCACTGGGCGTTCGCCGTTTCGGGCGCGGGCATGGTGATCGGCTTGATCATCTACGTGCTGCAAAAGCACCGCCTCGCCGACGTCGGTCACGCACCCGCAGCCAATGTCCCGCGTCCGTGGGGCAAGCTCTTCAGCGTGCTCGCGATTTCCGCGGTCGTTTTCGGCCTCGTGCGCCTTTCGGACTCGGACCCGCGTTTCGCGTGGATCAGCTACGGCTACGTCGTGTTGCCCGTGCTCGCGATCATCTGGTTCGGCACGCGTCCGGACATGACGCTGAAACGCTTCGCCGCCGTGTTCGTGTTCTCGCTCGCCTACCTGATCTTCTGCGCGGTGTTTGAGCAGGCCGGCTCGACGATCTCCCTCTTCGCCGACCAGCTGACCAACACCGAGGTGTTTGGCTACAAGTTCCCGTCGGCCTGGTTCCAGTCAGTGAACTCGGTCTTCGTGATCCTCCTCTCGCCGATCTTCGCGTGGCTGTGGATCAAGCTCGGAGACAAGCAGCCGTCGAGCCCGGCCAAGTTCGCCGTCGGCCTGTTCTTCCTCGCGCTCTCCTTCGTGCTCATGGTGCCCGCCGCGCAGCTCACGGCCGAGGGCAAGGTCGGTCCGTTCTGGATCGTCGGCCTGTTCTTCCTCCAAACCGTCGGCGAACTCTGCCTCAGTCCGGTCGGCCTCAGCACCATGACCAAGCTCGCCCCCGGCAATCTCGTGGGTCTCGTGATGGGCGTGTGGTTCCTCGCCGCCGCGCTCGGCAACAAACTCGCCGGCACCGTCGCAGGCGAGTTCACCGCCACCGATTCGAAGGCGCTCTCGAACTTCTTCCTGCACCAAGCCGGCTGGGTCGCGCTGGCCTTCGTCGTCCTCGTGGCGCTCACCCCGTGGGTGAAGAAGTTGATGGGCGAAGTGAAGTAA
- a CDS encoding alpha/beta fold hydrolase, with the protein MIAAQTDRMSSRHRLGIVGAIMLAVFLLSFAVSAFFAFEFTGPQRRSVRPLPADFGFAVEAVNFAARDGLRLRGWFVPCDGSVRAAVLLHGNGSTRSQMIARARLLRTHGYAVLLYDARGHGESDGERVSFGLFETRDLLGALDYVRSRGASEIGCVGASQGGATIALAANDLQAVRWVVLESVFPDLTTALDRRFRHTLHLPGWFAGILMQPLAEWRIGASAREIEPRRLISRLQCPVLILGGEKDPYTTAADTRALYSAAPDRKQLWLVPDASHVDLYGAAGRAYERHLVDFLNDATGH; encoded by the coding sequence GTGATCGCTGCCCAAACCGACCGCATGAGCTCGCGCCACCGCCTCGGCATCGTCGGCGCAATCATGCTGGCGGTCTTTCTTCTCAGTTTCGCAGTGTCGGCGTTTTTCGCCTTTGAGTTCACCGGTCCCCAACGGCGCTCGGTGCGCCCGCTGCCGGCCGACTTCGGCTTCGCCGTCGAAGCAGTGAATTTCGCCGCCCGAGATGGCCTCAGGCTCCGTGGCTGGTTCGTTCCCTGCGATGGTTCGGTCCGCGCCGCCGTGCTGCTCCATGGCAACGGATCGACTCGCAGCCAAATGATCGCACGCGCCCGACTGCTGCGCACGCACGGCTACGCCGTGTTGCTCTACGACGCGCGCGGCCACGGTGAAAGCGACGGGGAACGTGTATCGTTCGGCCTTTTTGAAACCCGCGACCTGCTCGGCGCACTGGACTACGTGCGCTCGCGCGGCGCCTCGGAAATCGGCTGCGTCGGCGCCTCGCAGGGTGGGGCCACAATCGCGCTCGCAGCGAACGATCTGCAAGCTGTGCGCTGGGTCGTGCTCGAGAGCGTCTTCCCGGACCTCACGACCGCACTCGATCGCCGTTTCCGACACACGCTTCATCTGCCCGGTTGGTTCGCCGGGATTTTGATGCAACCGCTCGCAGAGTGGCGAATCGGCGCCTCGGCGCGAGAGATCGAGCCTCGCCGCCTAATCAGCCGGCTGCAGTGCCCGGTATTAATCCTCGGAGGGGAAAAAGATCCTTACACGACCGCCGCCGACACACGTGCGCTTTATTCAGCGGCGCCAGACAGAAAGCAGCTTTGGCTGGTGCCTGATGCGAGCCACGTCGACCTCTACGGCGCGGCGGGGCGCGCCTACGAGCGACACCTCGTCGACTTTCTAAACGACGCGACCGGCCATTAG
- a CDS encoding PepSY domain-containing protein: MKLFRSVLFWLHLAAGLLAGLAIGIMCFTGAALAFEKQIIAWAERDARQIAVPTAATPVSLTALVQSARAVAPESKPVTLTIAAEPNTAVAIARGRGDVVYANPYTGEVRLPASTRVRDTLKFLEQLHRVLALSGDQRPIGKAINGACNVAFCFLALSGLYLWWPRSLSSRSVRAVAVLNWRLTGKARDFNWHNALGLWTAPVLIVLTLTALPISYRWASNGVFRLFGDTPPAANNEGPARDAAAAREGNSPSDRAAPVPDLDLLLACARAEMPNAESYTLRLNAPPRAATAAVIVREPNTWPRTANTTLTLDAKTGAVVRRESFDDLTAGRRARTWTRFLHTGEALGLVGQLVAGLACLGGCVLVYTGFALAWRRFFPAKRAAAATAAA, encoded by the coding sequence ATGAAACTTTTCCGCTCCGTCCTCTTCTGGCTTCACCTCGCCGCCGGCCTGCTCGCCGGCCTCGCGATCGGCATCATGTGCTTCACCGGTGCCGCGCTCGCATTCGAGAAGCAGATCATCGCCTGGGCCGAGCGCGACGCCCGCCAGATCGCCGTTCCCACGGCAGCGACTCCCGTCTCGTTGACCGCCCTCGTTCAAAGCGCCCGCGCCGTCGCGCCCGAGAGCAAGCCCGTGACGCTGACAATCGCCGCCGAACCGAACACCGCCGTCGCGATCGCCCGCGGTCGCGGTGACGTGGTTTACGCCAACCCCTACACGGGCGAAGTCCGCCTGCCCGCGTCGACGCGGGTTCGCGACACGCTGAAATTCCTCGAGCAACTCCACCGCGTGCTCGCGCTGAGCGGTGACCAGCGTCCGATCGGCAAAGCCATCAACGGCGCGTGCAATGTCGCGTTCTGCTTCCTCGCGCTCTCCGGCCTCTATCTCTGGTGGCCGCGCAGCCTGAGCAGCCGCAGCGTCCGCGCCGTCGCCGTGTTAAACTGGCGCCTCACCGGCAAGGCCCGCGACTTCAACTGGCACAACGCCCTCGGCCTCTGGACCGCACCGGTGCTGATCGTGCTCACGCTCACCGCACTCCCGATTTCCTACCGCTGGGCCTCGAACGGCGTCTTCCGCCTTTTCGGCGACACTCCGCCGGCCGCCAACAACGAGGGTCCCGCGCGCGACGCCGCCGCTGCACGCGAGGGCAACTCACCCAGCGATCGCGCCGCACCCGTGCCCGACCTCGATCTGCTGCTCGCTTGCGCCCGCGCGGAAATGCCCAACGCCGAATCCTACACGCTGCGCCTCAACGCCCCGCCCCGCGCCGCGACCGCCGCCGTTATCGTGCGCGAACCGAACACTTGGCCGCGCACCGCCAACACCACGCTCACGCTCGACGCCAAGACCGGCGCCGTCGTGCGCCGCGAATCCTTCGACGACCTCACCGCCGGTCGTCGCGCGCGCACGTGGACCCGCTTCCTCCACACCGGCGAAGCACTCGGCCTCGTCGGCCAGCTCGTGGCCGGCCTCGCGTGCCTCGGCGGCTGCGTCCTCGTCTACACCGGCTTCGCCCTCGCGTGGCGCCGCTTCTTTCCCGCGAAACGCGCGGCCGCAGCGACGGCCGCCGCCTGA